Proteins from one Setaria italica strain Yugu1 chromosome V, Setaria_italica_v2.0, whole genome shotgun sequence genomic window:
- the LOC101770860 gene encoding laccase-2 encodes MTMASSRHHRLPLLLSAALVLALSVLPAAQADVQRYQFDIVMSNVSRLCHAKSMATVNGSYPGPTIYAREGDRVVVAVTNRVAHNVTIHWHGLKQRRNGWADGPAYVTQCPIQPGGTYAYDFNVTGQRGTLWWHAHIAWLRATVHGAIVVLPARGVPYPFPKPDAEVEIILGEWWHADVEAVEKQGRALGMAPNTSDAHTINGKPGPLFPCSDKHTYALQVQWGKTYLLRIINAAVNDELFFTIAGHTMTVVEIDATYTKPLSASTIQLSPGQTTNVLVRADQRPGRYFMAAKPFNDAAVPADNKTATAILQYAGVPASVLPAPPRLMPETNGTGFVAAFHDRLRSLNSARYPSAVPLAVDRRLLYAIGLNIDPCASCPKGSRLAASLNNITFVMPRVALLQAHYGGLKGVFAADFPDRPPARFNYTGAPLTAGLGTSLGTRLSRVAYNASVELVLQDTNLLSVESHPFHLHGYNFFVVGRGVGNFDPAKDPAKYNLVDPPERNTVGVPAGGWTAIRFRADNPGVWFLHCHLEVHTSWGLKMAFLVEDGDGPDESVLPPPKDLPKC; translated from the exons ATGACGATGGCCTCCTCTCGGCACCACCGCCTTCCCCTGCTGCTCTCGGCGGCTCTTGTTCTTGCCCTCTCTGTTCTTCCAGCAGCACAGGCTGATGTCCAGCGGTACCAATTCGAT ATCGTGATGAGCAACGTGAGCCGGCTGTGCCACGCCAAGTCTATGGCGACGGTGAACGGGAGCTACCCGGGGCCGACCATCTACGCGCGCGAAGGGGACCGCGTCGTCGTGGCCGTCACCAACCGCGTCGCGCACAACGTGACGATCCACTGGCACGGCCTGAAGCAGCGCCGGAACGGGTGGGCGGACGGGCCGGCGTACGTGACGCAGTGCCCCATCCAGCCCGGCGGCACCTACGCCTACGACTTCAACGTCACGGGCCAGCGCGGGACGCTGTGGTGGCACGCGCACATCGCCTGGCTCCGCGCCACCGTCCAcggcgccatcgtcgtcctccccgCCCGCGGCGTGCCCTACCCGTTCCCAAAGCCCGACGCCGAGGTCGAGATCATCCTGG GCGAGTGGTGGCACGCCGACGTGGAGGCCGTGGAGAAGCAGGGGCGCGCGCTGGGCATGGCGCCCAACACCTCCGACGCGCACACCATCAACGGCAAGCCCGGCCCGCTCTTCCCGTGCTCCGACAAAC ATACGTACGCGCTGCAGGTGCAGTGGGGGAAGACGTACCTCCTCCGGATCATCAACGCCGCGGTGAACGACGAGCTCTTCTTCACGATCGCCGGCCACACCATGACTGTGGTGGAGATCGACGCGACCTACACCAAGCCGCTCTCGGCGTCCACCATCCAGCTCTCCCCGGGGCAGACCACCAACGTGCTCGTCCGGGCGGACCAGAGGCCCGGCCGCTACTTCATGGCCGCCAAGCCATTCAACGACGCGGCCGTCCCCGCGGACAACAAGACGGCCACTGCCATCCTCCAGTACGCcggcgtccccgcctccgtgctcccggcgccgccgcggctgatGCCCGAAACCAACGGCACGGGCTTCGTGGCCGCGTTCCACGACAGGCTCCGGAGCCTGAACTCGGCGCGGTACCCCTCCGCCGTGCCGCTCGCCGTGGACCGGCGCCTGCTGTACGCCATCGGGCTGAACATCGACCCGTGCGCGTCGTGCCCGAAGGGTTCCCGCCTCGCGGCGTCGCTGAACAACATCACGTTCGTGATGCCCCGGGTGGCGCTGCTGCAGGCGCACTACGGGGGCCTGAAGGGCGTCTTCGCCGCCGACTTCCCCGACCGCCCGCCGGCGCGGTTCAACTACACGGGCGCGCCGCTCACGGCGGGGCTCGGCACGTCGCTGGGCACGAGGCTGAGCAGGGTCGCGTACAACGCCTCCGTGGAGCTGGTGCTGCAGGACACCAACCTGCTGTCCGTGGAGTCGCACCCGTTCCACCTCCACGGCTacaacttcttcgtcgtcggCAGGGGCGTCGGCAACTTCGACCCGGCCAAGGACCCCGCCAAGTACAACCTCGTCGACCCGCCGGAGAGGAACACCGTCGGCGTGCCCGCCGGTGGGTGGACGGCGATCCGGTTCAGGGCGGACAACCCAGGGGTCTGGTTCTTGCACTGCCATCTGGAGGTGCACACGAGCTGGGGCCTGAAGATGGCCTTCCTGgtggaggacggcgacggcccCGATGAGTCGGTTTTGCCGCCACCCAAGGATTTGCCCAAGTGCTGA